One Panicum virgatum strain AP13 chromosome 3N, P.virgatum_v5, whole genome shotgun sequence DNA segment encodes these proteins:
- the LOC120667444 gene encoding uncharacterized protein LOC120667444 → MASTLTVAFAILVVLAGAGQSARGGRLACEELPPDACAFAVSSAGMRCVLERTPEGAHRCQTSAVRGARGLAGGAGWVETDACVRACGADRAALGLPVASAAAEDRRALRALCSPACQHGCPNVVDLYATLAAAEGMSLCEAQRNAGSRRMMMAGMAPLGAPVVAPVSPPVVAPPVAPPVVATPPCEEW, encoded by the exons aTGGCTTCCACTCTCACCGTCGCGTTCGCCATtctcgtcgtcctcgccggcgccggccagtCCGCTCGTG GTGGGCGGCTGGCGTGCGAGGAGCTGCCGCCGGACGCGTGCGCGTTCGCGGTGTCGTCGGCCGGGATGCGGTGCGTGCTGGAGCGCACGCCCGAGGGCGCGCACCGGTGCCAGACGTCGGCGgtgcgcggcgcgcgggggctggcgggcggcgccgggtgGGTCGAGACCGACGCCTGCGTGCGGGCCTGCGGCGCCGACCGCGCCGCGCTGGGCCTCCCCGTGGCCAGCGCCGCGGCCGAGGACCGCCGCGCCCTCCGGGCGctctgctcgccggcgtgcCAGCACGGCTGCCCCAACGTCGTCGACCTCTacgccaccctcgccgccgctgaaG GCATGTCGCTGTGCGAGGCGCAGAGGAACGCCGGCAGCCGCCGCATGATGATGGCCGGTATGGCGCCGCTCGGCGCTCCGGTGGTGGCTCCGGTCTCGCCCCCGGTGGTGGCTCCTCCGGTCGCGCCTCCGGTGGTCGCGACACCTCCGTGTGAAGAATGGTGA
- the LOC120665301 gene encoding mitochondrial proton/calcium exchanger protein-like has protein sequence MASRAIIRRRKYLLDHVNTPILSSSPFSTFQRGRSGLEIKPTTAQKPLEQSSGDSKCDKEQYSVNLIKKDLLGLGNGFLRRPTHVISLSHRGIGRNEFGLPLGARSLLQSVRTASTATAGQPKMETDDEQSEDQKQIRKKKEASPEECDQAVEGLSTAKAKAKAKQVQESLKAGQSVMQKFWATILGIGPALRAVASMSRVDWAAKLKHWKDEFISTLQHYWLGIKLLWADAKISSRLLVKLAGGKSLSRRERKQLTRTTADIFRLVPFAVFIIVPFMEFLLPVFLKLFPNMLPSTFQDKMKEQEALKRKLKARMEYARFLQDTAKEMAKEVQTSRSGETKQTAEDLDEFLNKVRRGERVSNDEILNFAKLFNDELTLDNMSRPRLVNMCKYMGIQPFGTDHYLRFMLRKKLRDIKNDDKMIQTEGVESLSEEELRQACGERGHLGLLSTEEMRQQLRDWLDLSLNHAVPSSLLILSRAFTVSGRMKPEEAVVATLSSLPDEVVDTVGTVLPSEDSVSERRRKLEFLEMQEELIKEEEKKKAKEEKAKQKKEEGKLKEPEAAEEDVALKEMIDATAREEELRKAKEHDKEKLCNISRALAVLASASSVSKERQEFLSLVNKEIELYNSMIEKEGTEGEEEAKKAYFAAREDTDHDAEVAEEEKVSSALIEKVDAMLQELEKEIDDVDAQIGNRWQLLDRDHDGKVTPEEVAAAAAYLKDTIGKEGVQELISNLSKDKEGKILVEDIVRLASQTEEHNEEEEEARQ, from the exons ATGGCTTCAAGGGCCATCATTAGGAGAAGGAAGTATCTCTTGGATCATGTTAACACACCCATCCTCTCATCTTCCCCCTTCTCTACCTTCCAACGTGGAAGATCTGGTTTGGAGATTAAGCCAACAACAGCACAGAAACCTCTAGAGCAAAGCTCTGGGGATTCCAAATGTGACAAGGAGCAATACAGTGTGAATTTAATCAAGAAGGATCTGCTAGGTCTTGGCAATGGGTTTCTGCGACGTCCAACTCACGTGATTTCTCTTTCTCATCGTGGAATTGGAAGGAATGAGTTCGGGCTGCCTTTGGGAGCTAGATCTTTGTTGCAGTCAGTCCGCACAGCATCAACTGCAACTGCAGGGCAACCTAAGATGGAAACAGATGATGAGCAGAGTGAAGACCAGAAGCAGattagaaagaaaaaggaggcatCCCCAGAAGAATGCGATCAGGCTGTGGAAGGCCTAAGCACTGCAAAAGCTAAAGCCAAAGCTAAGCAGGTACAAGAATCTCTGAAGGCTGGCCAATCAGTTATGCAAAAATTCTGGGCAACAATTCTTGGTATCGGTCCTGCTCTCCGAGCAGTTGCTTCAATGAGCAG GGTTGATTGGGCTGCAAAGCTTAAGCATTGGAAGGATGAATTCATTTCAACACTGCAGCATTACTGGTTAGGGATAAAGCTACTCTGGGCAGATGCTAAGATCTCATCAAGATTACTGGTGAAGCTTGCTGGTGGGAAGAGCCTTtcaagaagagagagaaaacagCTAACCCGAACAACAGCTGATATTTTCAGACTGGTACCATTTGCTGTATTCATCATCGTTCCATTCATGGAGTTCTTACTGCCGGTGTTCCTCAAGCTGTTTCCAAACATGCTGCCATCAACTTTCCAGGACAAAATGAAAGAACAG GAAGCATTAAAAAGGAAACTGAAAGCAAGGATGGAGTATGCAAGATTTTTGCAAGATACCGCAAAAGAAATGGCAAAGGAAGTGCAAACATCGCGTAGTGGAGAAACAAAACAGACAGCTGAAGATCTGGACGAATTTTTGAACAAG GTTAGGAGAGGTGAACGCGTCTCTAATGATGAAATCTTGAATTTCGCGAAGCTGTTCAACGATGAACTTACTCTGGATAACATGAGCAG ACCACGCTTGGTAAATATGTGCAAATATATGGGTATCCAGCCATTTGGTACAGACCACTACTTGAGGTTCATGCTTCGCAAAAAACTCCGAGA CATTAAGAACGATGATAAGATGATTCAAACTGAGGGAGTTGAATCTCTTTCTGAAGAAGAGCTTCGGCAAGCCTGCGGAGAACGTGGTCACCTAGGCCTGCTGTCAACTGAAGAGATGCGCCAACAG CTCCGAGACTGGTTGGACCTCTCACTTAACCATGCTGTGCCATCTTCACTTCTCATACTTTCAAG AGCTTTTACTGTGTCCGGGAGAATGAAGCCTGAGGAGGCCGTTGTTGCAACGCTATCTTCTCTACCAGATGAAGTTGTGGATACAGTTGGGACAGTATTGCCATCTGAGGATTCAGTTTCTGAGAGGAGAAGAAAACTGGAATTCCTTGAGATGCAGGAAGAGCTTATCAAG gaggaagagaagaagaaagcgAAAGAAGAAAAGGCAaagcaaaagaaagaagagggaaAGCTGAAAGAACCAGAGGCTGCTGAAGAAGATGTAGCATTGAAGGAAATGATTGATGCTACTGCTAGGGAAGAAGAACTGAGAAAAGCAAAAGAACATGACAAGGAAAAGCTCTGCAATATCAGCCGTGCATTGGCTGTGCTTGCATCTGCCTCT TCTGTTAGCAAGGAGCGTCAAGAGTTCCTGAGCCTTGTCAACAAAGAG ATAGAGCTATATAACTCCATGATTGAGAAAGAGGGTACTGAAGGCGAAGAAGAAGCTAAGAAAGCATATTTTGCTGCTAGAGAAGATACAGACCATGATGCTGAGGTTGCCGAAGAAGAAAAGGTCTCGTCAGCACTGATTGAGAAG GTTGATGCTATGCTTCAAGAATTAGAAAAGGAGATTGATGATGTGGATGCACAGATTGGAAACCGCTGGCAACTGCTTGATAG GGACCATGATGGCAAGGTGACTCCTGAGGAGGTGGCTGCGGCAGCGGCCTATCTCAAGGACACCATTGGGAAGGAAGGCGTGCAAGAGCTCATCAGCAACCTGTCAAAAGACAAAG AAGGAAAGATCCTCGTGGAAGATATTGTGAGGCTAGCATCGCAAACAGAAGAACAcaacgaggaggaagaggaagcgcGGCAGTAG